In one window of Ptiloglossa arizonensis isolate GNS036 chromosome 5, iyPtiAriz1_principal, whole genome shotgun sequence DNA:
- the Rhea gene encoding talin_middle and talin-RS domain-containing protein rhea isoform X1 has product MATLSLRISIPEKNATKMMQFDPSTSVYDACRIIREKLAEASNMGQPKDYGLFLADEDVKKGVWLEPGRNLDYYILRNGDLLEYRRKLRTLRVRMLDGTLKTLLVDDSQAVANLMVVICTKIGITNHDEYSLVRELADEETENQKPGNFGTLTLKRRKEEKGERDAKMDQLRKKLKTDDEVNWIDPSKTLREQGIDESETVLLRRKFFFSDQNIDSRDPVQLSLLYVQARDAILDGTHPVTQEKACIFAGIQCQIQFGDHKEDKHKPGFLDLKEFLPQSYLKVKGIEKKIFAEHKKHVGLSDLDAKVLYTKTARSLSTYGVTFFLVKEKMKGKNKLVPRLLGVTKDSVLRLDEKTKEILKTWPLTTVRRWGASPNTFTLDFGDYSDQYYSVQTTEAEQILQLISGYIDIILKKQKAKDHFGIEGDEGSTMVEDSVSPLKATIMQHETSNVGKGNVEAVSVAIPAVMRVGGDGARPYGTGHMGGAQYTTVSGQVNIAHAPPMVQQTKVTSVLSEPQRALLSTITAGHEVIHIAETELSCKAQLPKLGTDPASLKWIEQTIDTHKQNVGSQIAAMNAATAQVVTLTSGPADDVDHTAVGAAITTITSNLPEMTKGVRMIAALMDDDSSGDRLLDAARKLCSAFSDLLKATEPETKEPRQNLLNAASRVGEASHQVLTTIGEENDSHRELQDMLLALAKAVANSTAALVLKAKNIAATCEDSATQNRVISAATQCALATSQLVACAKVVAPTLHSPACQTQLMNAVREVTKAVEGLVEVCNDTCNDENLLKELSAAASEVSRTLNDLLNHIKTATRGERAKESVQEGAVETILVATDKLFASTGDAGEMVRQARVVGQATAQLIQSIKGEAERQTDSEQQRRLLAAAKVLADATAKMVEAARQCASSPHDAKMQDQLRLAAEELRAATTAAATPALRRKLITRLEACAKQAADTATQCIVAASGVTHHNTNLMSQEELAAECQIMVQHIPHLVAGVKGTQAQPDNPTAQLNLINASEQFLQPGTAVVKAARAVLPTVTDQASALQLNNTSQQLGASLTDLRSAVTRAREACGGLELDAAEELINSLKDELGEFYRAVEAASLRPLPDETAESTALRLGTTSKNVGFAMAQLLSAAKQGNENYTGSAARETASALKDLTYAVRGVAATSNQPETQKKVLMTADDVILKSLRLVKEARRALKSPDNASNEANLAAVAKDVSNSLNKCVSCLPGQRDVDEAIRNIDDMIQVLGMNEFPQTNKSYGQLQSDLNNAAANLNDASSNVVSSVRYPVQLANSSKQFTNAFGDLLGVGMEMAGQTTIETRSQMVVSLKNVSMTSSKLLVTAKSVAADPGAPNAKNQLSAAARAVTDSINYLVDVCTSAAPGQNECDNAIRNIQSMRSLLDNPSEPISDASYFECLETVMEKSKSLGDGMTGIANHAKKSEHEQFSFAVRGVSSSICGLIEAAAQAAYLAGVSDPTSVAGKPGLVDQAQFLRAAQAIHTGCQSLGNPTSTEQQVLSAATMIAKYTSALCNACREASNKTSNPVAKRHFVQSAKDVANSTSALVKEIKALDQNYSEANRERCAEATKPLLEAVDNLCTFAGSPEFASQPAKISIAARAAQEPITSAGKAIIDGSCAMVRAAKSLAVSPKDPPTWQLLANHSKSVSDSIKSLVASIRDKAPGQKECDAAIDKLSARIRELDAASLSAVSQALVPRRENTVQGFTDQMESSASELREKLEPVRTAAKYEAEHVGHAVNQIALYCEPLVSGAIGAASNMVHSKQQMVLLDQTKTVAESALQLVCVTKESGGNPKAVNLHAEVDETVESTKDALQELQNTLETISTSNGIVTGLIDTISRAMVRLEDHRMSTIDTVDSYVDYQTRMVEAAKEIARLAQEMSTKSSTDVARLGPLAVDISHKYTQLARDTSGASAAASNADVSARLRTGVQELGRACADIVRAAGTCQMSPGDAYAQREVAEHSKIVTEKVSQVLAALQAGSRGTQACINAASTVSGIIGDLDTTIMFATAGTLHAENEGDTFADHRENILKTAKALVEDTKTLVAGAASSQEQLAVAAQNAVSTIVQLAEVVKYGAASLGSQNPEAQVMLINAVKDVASALGDLIHATKAASGKQINDPSMAHLKDSAKVMVTNVTSLLKTVKAVEDEHTRGTRALESTIEAIAQEIRALNTPETQKTNVTPEDLVRCTKSITISTAKAVAAGNSCKQDDIIAAANMGRKAISDMLMICKGAAYNCAETAELRDRTLQAGHDVAINYRELLQAILQIASRSGDAKHTLPAISRKIAQSVTELVAVAELLKGNDWVDPDDPKVIAENELLGAAASIDAAAKKLASLRPRRSIQEANEDMNFDEMILEAAKSIAAATSALIKAASAAQRELIATGKVSRTPLTSSDDGQWSEGLISAARMVAAATHSLVESANALVQGVSSEEKLISSAKQVASSTAQLLVACKVKADPDSESTKRLRAAGNAVKRATDNLVRAAQQAIQQEEDRSLILNRRMVGGIAQEINARSEVLRIERELEEARGRLTAIRQAKYKNRPDLGDTDTEGDQSGYESYTKYETRAFDPHGQMNQNLDQLQSTTHSISQQLASDRQTLVSPEKVYSTQSTLERKMKDSQYRSSMESQYGLVEKKYNDNQYDSRRYTSESPYSMDKKIVVDSSPGQYSSIERKINQESYGTTERKHMEGPYAPVHTMTYSPVSPTRKIFQEQQQQQYSYEKYAQDQYSADDRSYEQKSYSPNQEHKYYSDSIDRFSGHSPMSTFRSEKHTEAQRFSSLPQNQTFRNVESKTIPGGRMETITTKMYSSTPGKTTSSNFESTQETKEYATSGNELSTFKAIDNDAHEERTTKQSMTHKVTEKKTVTMTMSSRQESNTKTFRFEEK; this is encoded by the exons taAATTGGATCGATCCTAGTAAGACGTTACGGGAGCAAGGAATAGATGAATCAGAAACGGTCCTCCTACGCAGAAAGTTTTTCTTCTCGGATCAAAATATCGACAGCCGTGATCCGGTGCAATTATCTCTTTTATACGTTCAAGCAAGAGATGCAATTCTAGACGGTACGCATCCAGTTACTCAGGAAAAAGCCTGCATTTTCGCTGGGATACAATGTCAGATTCAATTTGGCGACCACAAGGAAGACAAGCACAAgccaggatttctcga CCTCAAAGAATTTCTACCGCAGTCCTACTTGAAGGTGAAAGGTATCGAGAAGAAGATTTTCGCTGAGCACAAGAAGCACGTCGGCCTCTCCGATCTCGATGCCAAAGTTTTGTACACGAAAACGGCGAGGTCCTTGAGCACATACGGCGTCACATTTTTCCTGGTGAAAGAAAAGATGAAGGGCAAGAATAAACTGGTGCCCCGTTTGTTAGGCGTCACGAAGGACTCGGTCTTGCGACTCgacgaaaaaacgaaagaaatcttGAAGACTTGGCCGTTGACTACCGTCCGACGTTGGGGAGCCTCCCCAAATACATTTACACTCGACTTCGGCGATTATTCCGATCAATATTACAGTGTGCAGACCACAGAGGCCGAGCAGATCCTTCAACTTATCTCCGGTTACATCGACATCATTCTGAAAAAGCAAAAAGCGAAGGATCACTTCGGCATCGAGGGAGATGAGGGTTCAACGATGGTCGAAGATAGCGTATCGCCTCTAAA GGCAACCATTATGCAACACGAAACGAGCAACGTCGGTAAAGGAAATGTAGAAGCCGTATCGGTTGCTATACCAGCAGTCATGAGAGTTGGAGGAGACG GGGCTCGACCATATGGAACTGGGCACATGGGCGGTGCTCAATACACGACTGTCAGCGGCCAGGTGAACATCGCACACGCTCCACCGATG GTGCAACAAACCAAGGTTACATCCGTCCTGTCCGAACCACAACGTGCCTTATTGTCAACTATCACCGCCGGTCACGAGGTGATCCATATCGCGGAGACCGAGCTCTCTTGCAAGGCTCAACTACCGAAATTGGGAACCGACCCAGCCTCGTTGAAATGGATCGAACAGACTATAGACACGCACAAACAGAACGTCGGCTCGCAAATCGCGGCGATGAACGCCGCGACCGCGCAGGTCGTCACACTGACTTCTGGACCAGCCGACGATGTGGATCACACAGCGGTGGGCGCAGCGATCACCACGATCACCAGCAACTTGCCCGAGATGACCAAGGGCGTCAGAATGATCGCTGCTCTCATGGACGACGACTCTTCGGGAGACAGACTGTTGGATGCGGCCAGGAAACTGTGCTCGGCTTTCTCTGATTTGCTGAAAGCCACGGAGCCTGAAACCAAAGAG CCAAGACAGAACCTCTTGAACGCCGCTTCTCGCGTGGGTGAAGCTTCGCACCAGGTACTGACAACCATTGGCGAAGAGAACGACTCGCACCGGGAACTCCAGGATATGCTCCTCGCCCTGGCAAAGGCAGTTGCCAACTCGACCGCCGCGTTGGTGCTTAAAGCGAAGAACATTGCAGCGACCTGTGAGGACTCTGCTACTCAAAACCGCGTGATATCCGCCGCCACTCAATGTGCTCTCGCGACATCACAATTAGTCGCCTGTGCAAAAGTCGTCGCGCCCACTTTACATTCACCAGCTTGTCAAACGCAGTTGATGAACGCTGTGCGTGAGGTGACCAAGGCTGTCGAAGGCTTGGTCGAAGTGTGCAACGATACCTGCAACGATGAAAACCTTTTGAAAGAATTGAGCGCTGCTGCCAGCGAAGTGAGCAGAACGTTGAACGACCTATTGAATCATATAAAAACAGCCACGAGAGGTGAACGAGCCAAAGAGTCGGTCCAGGAAGGAGCGGTGGAGACAATACTGGTAGCCACTGATAAGTTGTTCGCCAGTACCGGCGACGCCGGTGAAATGGTAAGGCAGGCAAGGGTAGTTGGCCAAGCAACCGCGCAACTGATTCAAAGCATAAAGGGCGAGGCGGAAAGACAAACGGATTCGGAACAGCAACGTCGATTGTTAGCTGCGGCGAAAGTGCTTGCTGACGCCACTGCAAAAATGGTCGAAGCTGCGAGACAGTGCGCCAGCAGTCCTCACGATGCGAAGATGCAGGATCAGTTGCGACTAGCTGCCGAGGAACTGAGAGCGGCAACCACCGCGGCAGCCACTCCGGCCTTACGAAGAAAATTGATCACCAGATTGGAAGCTTGCGCGAAACAGGCTGCCGATACGGCTACACAGTGCATTGTCGCTGCATCAGGAGTTACGCATCACAATACGAACTTGATGAGTCAAGAGGAATTGGCTGCGGAATGTCAAATAATGGTGCAGCATATACCGCATCTGGTGGCCGGGGTGAAGGGTACGCAAGCGCAGCCAGATAATCCTACGGCACAGTTGAATCTGATAAATGCTTCCGAACAGTTCTTGCAACCTGGTACGGCTGTGGTAAAAGCTGCCAGAGCGGTTTTACCGACGGTGACCGATCAGGCTTCTGCTCTACAATTGAACAACACTTCTCAACAATTGGGTGCTTCTTTGACGGACTTGAGATCGGCGGTAACGCGTGCCAGAGAGGCTTGCGGTGGTCTAGAATTAGACGCTGCCGAGGAACTGATCAACAGCTTGAAAGACGAGTTAGGAGAATTTTACAGGGCAGTGGAGGCTGCTTCTTTGAGACCCTTGCCGGACGAAACGGCCGAGTCCACCGCTCTTCGATTGGGTACTACGTCTAAGAACGTTGGGTTTGCAATGGCTCAATTGTTGTCCGCTGCGAAACAAGGAAATGAAAATTACACCGGAAGTGCCGCGAGAGAAACCGCGTCCGCGCTCAAGGATCTTACTTACGCGGTTCGCGGAGTGGCCGCTACCTCGAATCAACCCGAAACGCAGAAGAAGGTGCTGATGACAGCGGACGACGTGATTTTAAAGTCTTTGCGCCTCGTTAAGGAGGCCAGACGTGCTCTGAAGAGTCCGGATAACGCAAGCAACGAAGCCAATTTGGCCGCAGTTGCCAAAGACGTATCGAATTCTTTGAATAAGTGCGTTTCTTGTTTACCTGGGCAAAGGGATGTCGACGAAGCGATCAGGAATATCGATGACATGATTCAGGTTCTTGGTATGAACGAGTTCCCCCAAACCAATAAGAGCTATGG ACAATTACAAAGCGATCTGAACAATGCAGCTGCCAACTTGAACGATGCTTCGTCAAACGTAGTCTCATCGGTACGTTATCCAGTGCAATTGGCAAACTCTTCGAAGCAATTCACCAACGCTTTTGGAGACTTGCTGGGTGTTGGAATGGAAATGGCCGGTCAGACAACAATCGAGACTCGAAGCCAAATGGTTGTTTCTCTGAAGAACGTCAGCATGACTTCCAGCAAGCTATTGGTGACAGCCAAATCGGTGGCTGCCGATCCAGGTGCACCGAACGCGAAAAATCAGCTATCGGCCGCTGCTAGAGCCGTGACCGATTCCATCAATTACCTCGTTGACGTTTGTACTTCCGCTGCACCGGGCCAAAACGAATGTGACAACGCAATCAGGAATATCCAATCGATGCGATCGCTTCTCGATAATCCCAGCGAACCGATCTCCGATGCATCGTACTTCGAATGCCTTGAAACAGTAATGGAAAAGAGCAAGAGCCTTGGCGATGGAATGACGGGCATAGCGAATCACGCAAAGAAATCCGAACACGAACAGTTCTCGTTCGCCGTTCGTGGGGTCTCCTCGTctatttgcggattgatcgaggCAGCTGCTCAAGCGGCATATTTGGCCGGAGTGAGCGACCCAACATCCGTTGCTGGAAAACCAGGCCTCGTAGATCAAGCACAGTTCTTGAGAGCCGCGCAAGCTATTCACACCGGTTGTCAAAGCCTGGGAAATCCCACGAGCACCGAACAGCAGGTTCTCTCGGCGGCCACTATGATCGCGAAATACACAAGTGCTCTCTGCAACGCTTGCCGCGAAGCTTCGAATAAAACTAGTAACCCAGTTGCGAAACGTCACTTCGTTCAATCGGCCAAGGACGTTGCTAATTCTACGTCCGCCTTGGTGAAGGAGATCAAAGCGCTCGATCAGAATTACTCCGAAGCTAACAGGGAGAGGTGCGCCGAAGCTACGAAACCTCTTTTGGAAGCGGTCGATAATCTGTGTACGTTCGCTGGGTCCCCGGAATTTGCGAGCCAACCTGCAAAGATATCCATCGCTGCCAGAGCCGCTCAAGAACCTATTACCAGTGCTGGGAAAGCTATTATCGATGGTTCGTGCGCCATGGTGCGAGCCGCTAAGAGTCTAGCAGTCAGTCCAAAAGATCCTCCAACTTGGCAATTATTGGCTAATCACAGCAAGAGCGTCAGCGACTCTATCAAGTCTCTAGTTGCTTCTATTCGGGACAAAGCACCAGGGCAGAAAGAATGCGACGCCGCGATCGATAAGCTCTCCGCTAGGATCCGAGAACTGGATGCCGCGTCTCTGAGCGCTGTTTCGCAAGCTCTGGTCCCGCGACGCGAGAACACGGTGCAAGGATTCACGGATCAGATGGAGAGCAGCGCTAGCGAGCTACGAGAGAAACTGGAGCCTGTTCGAACAGCCGCGAAATACGAGGCAGAGCACGTGGGCCACGCTGTCAATCAGATTGCCCTGTATTGCGAGCCACTCGTTTCCGGTGCTATCGGTGCTGCTTCAAACATGGTGCACTCGAAGCAACAAATGGTGCTACTCGATCAAACGAAAACCGTCGCGGAATCTGCGTTGCAGCTTGTCTGCGTAACGAAGGAATCCGGTGGTAATCCAAAGGCTGTCAACTTGCACGCGGAAGTAGACGAAACAGTCGAGTCCACGAAGGATGCGTTGCAAGAATTGCAAAACACTTTGGAGACTATCTCGACATCTAATGGCATCGTTACTGGACTAATCGATACCATTTCTCGGGCAATGGTTCGATTGGAAGATCATCGAATGTCTACCATCGACACGGTTGACTCTTACGTAGATTATCAAACAAGAATGGTGGAAGCTGCCAAAGAGATAGCGCGTCTGGCGCAGGAGATG TCGACAAAGTCCAGCACCGATGTGGCCAGACTGGGCCCTCTGGCAGTGGACATATCGCACAAATACACCCAGTTGGCTCGCGATACTTCCGGCGCCTCTGCAGCGGCATCAAACGCGGACGTCTCTGCAAGACTTCGCACAGGTGTCCAGGAACTTGGTCGAGCCTGTGCCGACATTGTTCGCGCAGCTGGAACCTGCCAAATGTCACCGGGCGATGCTTACGCTCAAAGAGAGGTTGCAGAGCACAGCAAGATCGTCACAGAGAAGGTGTCACAGGTGTTGGCCGCTCTCCAGGCTGGTTCTCGAGGCACGCAAGCCTGCATAAACGCTGCGAGCACCGTGTCGGGCATCATCGGCGATTTGGACACCACGATCATGTTCGCCACTGCTGGAACATTACACGCGGAGAACGAAGGCGATACATTCGCGGATCACAgagagaatattttgaaaacggCCAAGGCTCTCGTCGAGGACACCAAGACGCTCGTAGCGGGTGCAGCCTCGTCCCAAGAGCAATTAGCGGTTGCTGCGCAGAACGCTGTTTCGACGATTGTTCAGCTTGCCGAAGTGGTTAAGTACGGTGCAGCCAGCCTTGGCAGCCAGAATCCCGAAGCCCAGGTGATGTTGATAAACGCGGTGAAGGACGTAGCCTCTGCCCTTGGTGATCTTATACACGCTACCAAAGCGGCCAGCGGAAAGCAGATCAACGATCCGAGCATGGCGCACTTGAAGGACTCCGCTAAG GTGATGGTGACCAACGTAACGTCACTCTTGAAAACGGTGAAAGCCGTGGAGGACGAACACACGCGTGGTACCAGGGCTCTAGAATCGACCATCGAGGCTATAGCTCAAGAAATCCGCGCCTTGAACACACCCGAGACTCAGAAGACAAACGTAACTCCGGAGGATCTGGTTCGTTGCACGAAGAGTATCACGATATCGACCGCGAAAGCGGTGGCCGCGGGAAACAGTTGCAAACAGGACGACATAATCGCGGCGGCCAACATGGGACGAAAAGCAATCAGCGACATGCTGATGATTTGCAAAGGAGCGGCATACAATTGCGCAGAAACCGCTGAGCTTAGGGACAGGACTCTTCAGGCTGGTCACGATGTCGCGATTAATTACAGAGAACTGTTGCAAGCTATTCTTCAAATAGCCTCCAGATCTGGCGACGCTAAGCACACTCTACCAGCGATTTCGCGTAAGATCGCCCAGAGTGTCACCGAGTTGGTAGCAGTGGCCGAATTGTTGAAGGGCAACGATTGGGTGGACCCTGATGACCCAAAAGTCATTGCAGAGAACGAGTTGCTCGGTGCTGCTGCCAGCATCGATGCCGCTGCTAAAAAGCTTGCCAGTTTAAGACCAAGGAGAAGCATACAG GAAGCTAACGAGGACATGAACTTCGATGAAATGATTCTAGAAGCGGCAAAATCGATCGCAGCCGCGACATCAGCTCTTATCAAAGCAGCAAGCGCGGCTCAAAGAGAACTGATAGCAACAGGAAAAGTTTCCCGAACACCTTTAACCAGCTCCGATGATGGTCAATGGTCCGAGGGATTAATTTCTGCCGCGAGGATGGTCGCAGCCGCAACTCATAGCCTCGTAGAATCGGCAAACGCCCTTGTCCAGGGTGTCAGTTCCGAAGAAAAGTTAATTTCCAGCGCGAAACAGGTCGCCAGTAGCACAGCACAGTTATTAGTAGCTTGCAAAGTGAAAGCAGACCCGGACAGCGAGAGTACAAAGCGTTTACGGGCAGCCGGAAATGCTGTGAAACGTGCTACGGACAACTTGGTGAGAGCAGCACAGCAAGCTATCCAGCAAGAAGAAGATCGTTCTTTGATTCTGAACCGTAGAATGGTTGGTGGAATCGCCCAAGAGATTAATGCCAGATCAGAGGTTCTACGCATCGAGCGTGAACTCGAGGAAGCCAGAGGTAGACTCACGGCGATTCGTCAAGCTAAATATAAGAACCGACCAGATCTAGGTGACACAGATACGGAAGGCGACCAAAGCGGTTACGAAAGTTATACAAAGTACGAGACCAGAGCCTTTGATCCTCATGGACAGATGAATCAGAATTTGGATCAACTGCAATCAACAACGCACAGCATCAGTCAACAACTGGCTTCTGATAGACAGACCTTGGTTAGCCCCGAGAAAGTTTACTCCACGCAAAGCACTTTGGAAAGAAAGATGAAGGATAGTCAGTATCGATCCTCAATGGAGAGTCAGTATGGATTAGTCGAGAAGAAATACAACGATAATCAGTACGACAGCAGAAGGTACACCTCGGAGAGTCCCTACTCCATGGACAAAAAAATTGTCGTGGACAGTTCACCCGGACAATACAGTTCGATTGAGAGAAAAATCAACCAGGAGAGTTACGGTACTACGGAAAGGAAACACATGGAAGGACCTTACGCACCCGTGCACACCATGACTTATTCGCCGGTCTCTCCTACACGCAAGATTTTCCaagagcaacaacaacaacaatattcTTATGAAAAATACGCCCAGGACCAATATTCTGCCGACGACCGATCTTACGAACAAAAATCTTATTCTCCCAATCAAGAACACAAATATTACAGCGATTCTATAGACAGATTCTCAGGTCACAGTCCTATGAGCACTTTTCGATCGGAGAAACACACGGAGGCGCAGCGTTTCAGTAGCCTTCCTCAGAATCAGACTTTCAGGAACGTCGAAAGCAAAACTATTCCTGGTGGCAGAATGGAAACGATCACGACGAAAATGTACAGTTCTACACCTGGAAAAACTACCAGCTCGAACTTCGAATCTACGCAGGAGACCAAAGAGTACGCAACCTCTGGTAACGAGTTATCCACGTTCAAAGCTATCGATAATGACGCTCACGAGGAGCGTACAACGAAACAGTCGATGACACACAAAGTTACTGAAAAGAAAACTGTTACCATGACGATGTCCAGTCGGCAGGAGTCAAACACGAAGACGTTCCGATTCGAGGAGAAATAA